The following proteins come from a genomic window of Lycium ferocissimum isolate CSIRO_LF1 chromosome 4, AGI_CSIRO_Lferr_CH_V1, whole genome shotgun sequence:
- the LOC132052233 gene encoding transcription factor bHLH68-like isoform X1, whose translation MMAGTPTNWWSMIMNGNMHPQSHYQNFSSSSSSSNSSSSHFYGADNPNQEFPRSLSQLLLSGFSGDQEKFGISPFHEAGNSEDQTLNSVHPSATNFRVPVADVKPELGQLYDYHHHVQNEFHAASLQEKLELPTDFTRPLTSNWSPQDLPSPASSCITTGLSHNLLNFTSHKNSKGQHKHQRPDHNSSECNSTTSGGISKKARVQHSTAQPSLKVRKEKLGDRITSLHQLVSPFGKTDTASVLSEAIGYIRFLQGQIQALSTPYLGNASGSMGHIPQQSFLDGNCLKRRPAYKQDSQHKVKDLKSRGLCLVPISCMANVGSDTGADYWAPALGGGF comes from the exons ATGATGGCTGGAACCCCTACTAATTGGTGGAGCATGATTATGAATGGAAACATGCACCCACAATCTCATTATCAgaacttctcttcttcttcttcttcttctaattcTTCTTCCTCACATTTTTATGGAGCTGATAACCCAAACCAAGAATTCCCTCGTTCATTGAGCCAACTACTTCT GAGTGGATTTTCGGGTGATCAAGAAAAGTTTGGTATAAGTCCTTTTCATGAGGCTGGGAATTCAGAAGACCAAACTTTGAATTCCGTGCATCCATCAGCTACTAATTTTAGGGTTCCTGTTGCTGATGTAAAGCCAGAGCTGGGCCAATTGTAcgattatcatcatcatgtccAAAATGAATTCCACGCCGcgtcactacaagaaaaactGGAATTACCAACTGATTTTACTAGACCTCTTACTTCTAATTGGTCTCCACAAGACTTACCTTCACCAGCTAGCTCTTGTATTACCACAGGTTTAAGCCATAATCTTTTGAACTTCACCAGTCATAAAAACAGCAAAGGGCAACACAAGCATCAACGTCCagaccataattcatccgag TGTAACAGCACAACCAGTGGTGGGATAAGTAAGAAGGCTAGGGTTCAGCACTCTACAGCCCAACCATCTCTAAAG GTAAGAAAGGAGAAGCTAGGGGATAGAATAACATCACTTCACCAACTTGTTTCTCCATTTGGAAAG ACTGATACAGCCTCCGTCCTGTCAGAAGCTATTGGGTACATTAGATTCCTCCAGGGTCAAATTCAG GCATTAAGCACTCCATACTTGGGCAATGCATCAGGAAGCATGGGTCACATTCCCCAACAATCA TTTTTGGATGGTAATTGCCTGAAAAGGAGGCCAGCATATAAGCAG GATTCTCAGCACAAAGTGAAGGATTTAAAGAGTAGAGGGTTATGCTTGGTTCCAATTTCTTGCATGGCGAATGTTGGAAGTGACACTGGCGCCGATTACTGGGCTCCAGCTCTCGGAGGAGGATTTTGA
- the LOC132052233 gene encoding transcription factor bHLH68-like isoform X2: MMAGTPTNWWSMIMNGNMHPQSHYQNFSSSSSSSNSSSSHFYGADNPNQEFPRSLSQLLLSGFSGDQEKFGISPFHEAGNSEDQTLNSVHPSATNFRVPVADVKPELGQLYDYHHHVQNEFHAASLQEKLELPTDFTRPLTSNWSPQDLPSPASSCITTGLSHNLLNFTSHKNSKGQHKHQRPDHNSSECNSTTSGGISKKARVQHSTAQPSLKVRKEKLGDRITSLHQLVSPFGKTDTASVLSEAIGYIRFLQGQIQALSTPYLGNASGSMGHIPQQSDSQHKVKDLKSRGLCLVPISCMANVGSDTGADYWAPALGGGF, from the exons ATGATGGCTGGAACCCCTACTAATTGGTGGAGCATGATTATGAATGGAAACATGCACCCACAATCTCATTATCAgaacttctcttcttcttcttcttcttctaattcTTCTTCCTCACATTTTTATGGAGCTGATAACCCAAACCAAGAATTCCCTCGTTCATTGAGCCAACTACTTCT GAGTGGATTTTCGGGTGATCAAGAAAAGTTTGGTATAAGTCCTTTTCATGAGGCTGGGAATTCAGAAGACCAAACTTTGAATTCCGTGCATCCATCAGCTACTAATTTTAGGGTTCCTGTTGCTGATGTAAAGCCAGAGCTGGGCCAATTGTAcgattatcatcatcatgtccAAAATGAATTCCACGCCGcgtcactacaagaaaaactGGAATTACCAACTGATTTTACTAGACCTCTTACTTCTAATTGGTCTCCACAAGACTTACCTTCACCAGCTAGCTCTTGTATTACCACAGGTTTAAGCCATAATCTTTTGAACTTCACCAGTCATAAAAACAGCAAAGGGCAACACAAGCATCAACGTCCagaccataattcatccgag TGTAACAGCACAACCAGTGGTGGGATAAGTAAGAAGGCTAGGGTTCAGCACTCTACAGCCCAACCATCTCTAAAG GTAAGAAAGGAGAAGCTAGGGGATAGAATAACATCACTTCACCAACTTGTTTCTCCATTTGGAAAG ACTGATACAGCCTCCGTCCTGTCAGAAGCTATTGGGTACATTAGATTCCTCCAGGGTCAAATTCAG GCATTAAGCACTCCATACTTGGGCAATGCATCAGGAAGCATGGGTCACATTCCCCAACAATCA GATTCTCAGCACAAAGTGAAGGATTTAAAGAGTAGAGGGTTATGCTTGGTTCCAATTTCTTGCATGGCGAATGTTGGAAGTGACACTGGCGCCGATTACTGGGCTCCAGCTCTCGGAGGAGGATTTTGA